Within the Agromyces ramosus genome, the region GGATCGGTGAGCCGAAGCAGCGCTGGCAGAGCCGCACGCGGGCGCGGTGCGTGCCCGGTCGCCACCGCGGCAGCCATGCGAGCCAGCGGTCGACCTCGTGGCTGACGCGCGCCTCGATGGAACCCTCCACCCGTTCACGATACTGCCGCGAGGGCGCGGACCGTGGGGTGGATGCCGCACTGGCGCGCCGCGCGGCATCCCTCACTCCTCGTCGTCGCGCTCCCACGGCCAGCGGGGCCGCTCCATGCCCGCGTCGCGGCCACGTGCGACGAGCACCGCGAACGACGCCGTCAGCGCGGCGAGCGCGGGGATGAGCAGGCCGAACCATCCGATGCCGAAGCCGAGCCCGAACAGCAGCGCCGCCACCACCGTGTTCGCCGTGCTCGCGAGGGCGAAGCCGACGAGGGCGACCACGACGGCGGCGAGCCAGCTCCAGAGCGCCGCGAACACGACGCTCGGCAACATCCGGTCGGGGCGGCGAAGCGTGTGGGCGAGCGTGAGCAGCACGGCGACGACGGATGCCCCGACCGCTGCGGGCGCGACGAACCGGCCGGCCGCGGGATCCGCGATCACCTCCACGTCGCTGAGCAGGCTGACGAAGCCGAACGCGCAGACGACGAGTGCGAGGTCGAGGGCCGCGGCGAACGCGGCGACGATCCAGGCCGTGCGGCGCGGGTCCATGCTTCGAGCGTACGCCGCCGGCGCAACCGCCGAGCGCTGGGCGCGTGCGATCATGAGCGTCGAACCGACCGCTCTCGAGAGGCCCTGGATGCACCCCGACGAATCGAGTCCGCCCGCGCGATCGCAGCCGTGGCGCTACGAGGTCGCGCTCGACGTCGACAAGGTGCACACGGCGGGCCGCTGGAACTCCGGGTTCATCCTCGTGGGCATCGGGCTCCTCGCGATCTGCGTCAGTGCCATCTGGACCATCGCCGCGACCGGCGTCGGGTCGTGGATCCCGTACGTGTTCGTGGGCGTCGTCGCCGCGGCATCCGCTGGGCTCGTGGTCTCGAGCGTGCTGCGCAGACGGATGCTGCTGCTCCTCGTCGGCCGGTCGGCCTCCGCCTGCACGATCACCGAGCACGGCATCACGCTCGCGGGCGCGCCCGAGATCGCGTGGGGCGAGATCGAGTTCATCGCCGTGCTGAACGATCGGCCGCGCACCGACCGGCTGCGTGCGATCCCGCTGCTCGGCCGTCTGGGCGAACTGACCCTGAAGGCCGGCAACGGTTCGATCCTGTGCGAGATCGCGGTGCGCGACGGTGAGTCCCTGCGGCGCCGGTTCGACGATCGGGCCGCCGCACGGCGGGTGACGCTCTACGGGCGATGGCCCGACGGCCGCCGACGCGGCGTGTTGTCGCTGCTCCTCGACGCCGTGCTCTCGGAGACGGACACCGAGACGACCGTCAGGGCCGCGCTCGCGGCGGCGTCGGCGCACGCGATCCCCAGCACCGTGCACGCATCGACGCTCGCCAACCTGCGGTGGAAGGCGCCTCGACTGGACCCCGACTGGCCTCGACCCGCCGAGTAGCCGGCGCGTGCGCGTCGGTCGTGGGCGCTACCAGCCTTCGCAGCCGCTGCAGGCGAGGCTGACCGGGTACAGGCCGAGCTCGGGGTTCTTCAAGAGCGCCCACGCCTCGTCGCCCTTGTCTTCGGCGATGAGCGCCTCGGCGCGCCGGAGCATGGGCTCGGCGTCGCGATGCCAGGTGAGGTAACCGGATTCCTCGATGCCGGCGACGCCGTTCGCGAGGATGCCCTGCATCACGCGCAGCTTCTCGGTCAGCTCGGGGTAGTACTCCGGCCGCGCGTTCGCTCGCAGCCCAGCCTGCACGAGTTCGCGGATCGGTTCTCTGAGCTCGGCACAGCGTGCGGCGAGCGCGGGTTCCGTCATGTTCGCCCTTCCGGCCTCTACTCGAACTTCGACAGCGGGGTGCGCTGTCCTTCGCGGAATGCGTCGAGCCCGACCGAGATGTCGATCGCGGAGCCGAGGTAGAGCACGCTCGAGTCGGGGGCGACGAAGATCGTTCCACCGCCGCGCACGGCGCGTACGACCGCGACGCCCAATCCCTCAGGCAGCGGGACCAGGTTGAGCGGACCCGTGTCGGCCTCGCCCGCGTCGCGAGCGAGCTGCTCGAACAGGGTTCTGCCGGTGTCGGCCAGGGCACGCTCGTCTGGCGGCAACGCCTCGAGCGCGACGACCTGTGGCTTCCACTCGGCGGCACCTGATTCGGCCATGTCCGTTCCAACCCCTTCGAAACTGATTCTCGTGCGACCCGCGCACCACGCGTACGCGCACTGATGGGCACCGTAAGCCTGTCACTCACCATATCGCCATGGGCAGTCCTGCCCACCGCGGCCGACGCGGTCGAACGGCTATCGTTGACCCCATGTTCGAGGATCTCAGACGAGCGTTGACCGAGCGCGGATTCACGGCGCGCGAAGTGCTCCTGCCGGGCGATGGCCAGGAACCGCTGCAGGGCGCGCTTTCGCTTCGTCCGAGCGGCGACGGCTTCGAGCTCGTCTCCGTCGACTACGGGCGTGAGGCACCGCTCGGGCGCTGGGACGACGCCGAGCAGGCGGCACTGGGTCTCCTCGACTATGTGAGCCGGCCGCTCCCCGCCCCCGAACGGCCGAATGCGACCGCGTTCGCGATGCTCGGCGACGCGGCCTCCGAACACTACGACGAACTCCGTGGCCGCCTGGCCACCGGCGGTTCGCTGCTGATCGCCCTTCCGCCCCGCCTCGCGCTCGACCGCATCGGCGCCCTCGACGGCGTCATGCTGTTCCCGGCCGGCACCTCGGTCGAGCAGCGGGCGCTGCCGCCGAGTGCACTGGTCGACGGGGCATCCGTGCACCGCTTCGTGTCCGCGGCGGATGTGCTCGTGCGGGCGGAGCTCGTGCAGCCTTGGTTCGGCCAGCCCGGCGGCGGCCTGCGCTTCACGATCGCCGACGACTTCATCGGCATCCGCGACCTGGTCGTGACCGACCGGTTGCGGCGAGTCGAACTCCAGCCGGTGGCGGCATAGCCCGCACGCGACCTGCGTCAGCGGATCCTGAAGAGCGGTCGACCGCCCGGATCGAGCAGCGCCGCGATGAGCTCACTCTCGGATGCACGCACGTAGTGCGCGAGCATCACCGCCGCGGACGTACCGCCGCCCCCGGCGCGGAATCGCGCCGAGCGCCGAACGCCGTCGTCGACCCATGCGAGCTCGACTCCACTGCTCGCGGCCTCGTCGAGGCTGAATCCCGCCGGGAGGTCGCTCGACGCGGTTGGCAGCGCCACCGGTCGCAGCCTCAGGTGCGCTCGCACGCTCACGCCGATGAGCTGGATGAGGTTGGAGCGCACCACGGAGAGCGACTCGCTCGACACGATCAGGAGTGGAGCGGCGCTTCGCTCGGTCTTCTGGAGTTCGTATCGGTCGCCGCCCTCGACGATCTCGTAGAGCAGCTCCATGTTGCCGATGCGGAGCACCGCGTCACGCGGGGGGAACGTGATGATCCGGCCCTTCGCAGCGAAGGCGATCAGCTCGGCATCGTCACCGGCCGGGTCGGGTGACGTCACCTGCAGGCCTCAATTCCCCAGTGCGGATCGATGCGCCTCGCCGGCACCCGGAAGCGGAGGAGCGCTGGGCGGCTCGTCGATCTCGTCGAGGTAGGGGTCGCCGTCGAGCAGCCGGCCGAGGATCGGGTCGCCCTCGAGCGCAGTCCAGTGGTCGCCGTCCAATCGGAACTCGCCGAGCTGCGGCGAGACGGCGAAGATGCGAGCGCCGTTCGGCGTCTCTCGCGTGTAGAACCTGGTGCCCATGGATTGCACCCCTTCAGAGTAGTCGGTGGCCGGATGCCACAGAGGGTCAGAGCGGTCCTCGCACGACCACGCTCCTGGTCGAGAGGTCGATGATGGCATCGATTCGCGATGCGCTCACGATGGCGCCGTAGCCCTCCGGAAGGAGCAGTGCGCGCGCGATGTGCTTGTTGATGCCGAGCGTCTGGTACGCCGGCCACCGAACGAAGTCCTCCGCCGGTCGCTCCTCACTCGGCTGCGGGAAGACGTCGATGTACCATCCCGAGTCATCGGGGGCATCCCTCCGCGTCGTGCGGCTCATGACCAGCCGGTCGGCACCCTCGATGCCGCGATAGCACAGCACGGTGTCGCCGAACCGGACCGGAGCCGCCTCGGCGCCCTGCACCTCGCGCGCGAGGACCACCTGTCCATTGAGGACCCAGAGCGCGAGCGTGAGGTCGGTGACCCAACCGACGTGCTCGGGCGTCTTCGTCGCGAAGTCGGGCGCGGCCACGTCGAAGCGCCCCTCACCGCGGGCGATCAAGAGAAACGGCGCCCACCCGGCCTGGAGGCTGAAGCCATCACGGAGCTCGTCGGCATGCGACTCGAACAGGTCGAGGAGTGCGGATGCCTGCGACGCGAGGGTGTCTGCGGCGTTGACCGCGACGAGCGCCGAACCGATCTGCCGCGAGAACTCACTGATCTGGAGGGTCACTGACAAGTTCCATTCGCTCGGGGGGCCTGCTGAATGATGACACGATCCGTCGACACGTCAGCCACGCAGGAGCTCATCGATGTG harbors:
- a CDS encoding DUF6121 family protein; the encoded protein is MDPRRTAWIVAAFAAALDLALVVCAFGFVSLLSDVEVIADPAAGRFVAPAAVGASVVAVLLTLAHTLRRPDRMLPSVVFAALWSWLAAVVVALVGFALASTANTVVAALLFGLGFGIGWFGLLIPALAALTASFAVLVARGRDAGMERPRWPWERDDEE
- a CDS encoding TNT domain-containing protein; translation: MFEDLRRALTERGFTAREVLLPGDGQEPLQGALSLRPSGDGFELVSVDYGREAPLGRWDDAEQAALGLLDYVSRPLPAPERPNATAFAMLGDAASEHYDELRGRLATGGSLLIALPPRLALDRIGALDGVMLFPAGTSVEQRALPPSALVDGASVHRFVSAADVLVRAELVQPWFGQPGGGLRFTIADDFIGIRDLVVTDRLRRVELQPVAA
- a CDS encoding Imm61 family immunity protein, encoding MTSPDPAGDDAELIAFAAKGRIITFPPRDAVLRIGNMELLYEIVEGGDRYELQKTERSAAPLLIVSSESLSVVRSNLIQLIGVSVRAHLRLRPVALPTASSDLPAGFSLDEAASSGVELAWVDDGVRRSARFRAGGGGTSAAVMLAHYVRASESELIAALLDPGGRPLFRIR
- a CDS encoding immunity protein Imm33 domain-containing protein; this encodes MTLQISEFSRQIGSALVAVNAADTLASQASALLDLFESHADELRDGFSLQAGWAPFLLIARGEGRFDVAAPDFATKTPEHVGWVTDLTLALWVLNGQVVLAREVQGAEAAPVRFGDTVLCYRGIEGADRLVMSRTTRRDAPDDSGWYIDVFPQPSEERPAEDFVRWPAYQTLGINKHIARALLLPEGYGAIVSASRIDAIIDLSTRSVVVRGPL